From a region of the Blochmannia endosymbiont of Camponotus modoc genome:
- the htpX gene encoding protease HtpX, giving the protein MMRIILFLITNLSVMILFGSILSLLGCWSSTTFELMRMAGIFGFGGAFISLLLSKSIALSAVNGLIISQASNDVEHLLLKIIHGQAKQLDIVPPQLAIYDSIDMNAFATGARRNSALIAVSTGLLKNMNQESIEAVVAHEMNHIASGDMITMTLIQGIINTFVIFVSRSLTAMIFYWTSFINDQNDEQLDIRSSNHCDINNSIVYIIVSTILEVLFGMFASIIVFWFSRHREFYADAGAAKLVGCRNVITALQELKYSHTLNMSNNITTLYINSVKKSILSDLFASHPSLDKRIEALQHGTYLNKSSYFFK; this is encoded by the coding sequence ATGATGCGTATTATATTATTTTTAATTACTAATTTATCAGTAATGATATTATTTGGTAGTATATTGAGCTTACTGGGATGTTGGTCTTCTACTACATTTGAATTAATGAGAATGGCTGGAATATTTGGTTTCGGAGGAGCGTTTATTTCGCTATTATTATCTAAATCTATAGCTTTATCTGCAGTTAATGGTTTGATCATTAGTCAAGCATCTAATGATGTAGAACATTTATTATTGAAAATAATACATGGTCAGGCTAAGCAATTAGATATTGTTCCGCCACAGTTGGCTATTTACGATTCTATAGATATGAATGCTTTTGCTACGGGAGCAAGAAGAAATTCGGCATTAATAGCCGTTAGTACTGGTCTCTTGAAAAATATGAATCAAGAGTCAATTGAGGCTGTTGTTGCTCATGAAATGAATCATATCGCTTCCGGAGATATGATTACTATGACTCTTATTCAAGGTATAATTAATACTTTTGTGATTTTTGTATCGCGTAGTCTTACCGCGATGATCTTTTATTGGACTTCGTTTATAAATGACCAAAATGATGAGCAGCTTGATATCCGTAGCAGTAATCATTGTGATATAAATAATTCTATAGTGTATATTATTGTATCAACGATTTTAGAAGTTTTGTTCGGTATGTTTGCTAGCATCATCGTGTTTTGGTTTTCTCGTCATCGTGAATTTTACGCGGATGCTGGTGCCGCTAAATTAGTAGGATGCAGAAATGTTATTACTGCCTTACAAGAATTAAAATATAGTCATACACTTAACATGTCTAATAATATTACTACTTTGTATATTAATAGTGTAAAAAAAAGTATATTAAGTGATTTATTCGCATCTCATCCTTCTTTAGATAAGAGGATAGAAGCATTACAACATGGTACTTATTTGAATAAGTCGTCTTATTTTTTTAAATAA
- the cspE gene encoding transcription antiterminator/RNA stability regulator CspE produces MAKIKGQVKWFNESKGFGFITPSDGSKDVFVHFSAIQGNGFKTLSEGQSVEFEIQDGHKGPSAVNVTAL; encoded by the coding sequence ATGGCAAAAATTAAAGGTCAAGTAAAATGGTTTAATGAATCTAAAGGTTTTGGTTTTATTACACCGTCAGATGGTAGTAAAGATGTATTTGTACATTTTTCTGCTATTCAAGGAAATGGATTTAAGACTTTGTCTGAAGGACAAAGCGTAGAATTTGAAATTCAAGATGGACACAAAGGTCCATCTGCTGTAAACGTGACGGCTTTATGA
- a CDS encoding PTS mannose transporter subunit IID, protein MINNPQKIYTKTKTIKLKKNDIRAVFIRSNIFQGSWNFERMQALGFCFSMIPVIRRLYPKNSKDQKEAIKRHLEFFNTHPYVAAPILGVTMAMEEQKANGATTINNASINGLKVGLMGPLAGVGDPIFWGTARPVFAALGAGIAIGGNLLGPCLFFILFNTARLATRYYGITYGYKKGISIVNDMEGGVLQKLTEGSSILGLFVMGALVNKWTHVNIPCVLSKITDNDGNTVVTTIQNILDQLMPGFVPLLLTFACMWLLNKKVNALWIIIGFFGIGIVGYWTGLLGL, encoded by the coding sequence ATGATTAATAATCCTCAAAAAATCTACACTAAAACAAAAACAATAAAATTAAAGAAAAATGATATACGTGCAGTTTTTATTCGTTCTAATATTTTTCAAGGATCTTGGAATTTTGAACGTATGCAAGCATTAGGATTTTGTTTTTCTATGATTCCAGTAATCCGACGTTTATACCCAAAAAATAGCAAAGATCAAAAAGAGGCAATTAAACGACATTTAGAATTTTTTAATACACACCCATATGTTGCTGCGCCTATATTAGGAGTCACTATGGCCATGGAGGAACAAAAAGCTAATGGTGCTACTACTATAAATAATGCTTCTATCAATGGTTTAAAAGTAGGACTAATGGGGCCTTTGGCTGGAGTAGGTGATCCGATATTTTGGGGAACTGCTAGACCAGTATTTGCTGCTCTAGGAGCAGGAATCGCTATAGGGGGGAATTTACTAGGTCCGTGTCTATTTTTTATTTTATTCAACACAGCTAGACTAGCTACTCGTTATTATGGCATTACATATGGTTATAAAAAAGGAATCAGCATTGTTAATGATATGGAAGGAGGGGTTTTGCAAAAATTGACAGAAGGTTCTTCAATTTTAGGTTTATTTGTTATGGGAGCATTAGTTAACAAATGGACACATGTAAACATACCATGCGTACTGTCTAAAATTACTGATAATGATGGGAATACAGTAGTCACAACTATACAAAATATTTTAGATCAGCTCATGCCTGGATTCGTTCCTTTATTATTAACGTTTGCTTGCATGTGGTTACTGAATAAGAAAGTAAATGCACTATGGATTATTATAGGATTTTTTGGGATCGGAATTGTTGGATACTGGACAGGATTATTAGGTCTTTAA
- a CDS encoding PTS mannose/fructose/sorbose transporter subunit IIC, translating to MEINTLQIILLFITSCIIGMGSILDEFQCHRPLIACTLTGLILGDIKTGIIIGGTLEMIALGWMNIGAAVAPDTALASIISTILVIMGQQSIGSGIALAIPLAATGQVLTIIVRTITVAFQHAADKAAEHCNIRILSWIHITALMLQAMRVSIPATIVGVSVGTETVHSMLHAIPEVITNGLNIAGGIIVVVGYAMVINMMRTGYLMPFFYLGFVITAFTDFNLVALGIIGIIMAILYIQLSPRYNQVKNQNLSNPTVQSASKLDDELD from the coding sequence ATGGAAATTAACACACTTCAAATTATTTTATTGTTTATTACGTCTTGTATTATCGGAATGGGCTCGATACTTGACGAATTTCAATGTCATAGACCGTTAATAGCATGTACTCTAACTGGATTAATTTTAGGAGATATAAAAACTGGAATCATTATTGGAGGCACGCTAGAAATGATAGCACTAGGATGGATGAATATAGGAGCTGCCGTAGCACCCGATACTGCTTTAGCTTCAATTATCTCTACTATTTTGGTCATTATGGGGCAACAATCCATCGGATCAGGAATCGCTTTAGCAATTCCATTAGCCGCTACCGGACAAGTATTAACCATTATTGTGCGCACTATTACTGTAGCATTTCAACACGCCGCTGATAAAGCAGCTGAACACTGTAACATAAGAATTTTAAGTTGGATTCATATTACAGCTCTCATGTTACAAGCTATGCGAGTTTCAATTCCAGCTACTATTGTTGGAGTTTCTGTTGGAACTGAAACGGTACACTCTATGCTCCATGCTATTCCAGAAGTGATAACTAACGGTTTAAATATTGCTGGAGGTATTATTGTTGTAGTTGGTTATGCTATGGTTATAAATATGATGCGCACCGGATATTTAATGCCATTTTTTTATTTAGGATTTGTTATTACAGCCTTTACCGATTTCAATTTAGTCGCATTGGGTATCATTGGTATAATTATGGCCATCCTATACATTCAATTATCTCCACGTTATAATCAAGTTAAAAATCAAAATCTTTCTAACCCAACTGTTCAATCCGCAAGTAAACTTGATGATGAACTAGATTAA
- the manX gene encoding PTS mannose transporter subunit IIAB: MTIAIILGAHGSVSKKLIETTEMIIGKQQNVAWVDLLPEENTKILIEKYHAHLSNLNKSAGVLFLVDTWGGSPFNAAHDIVLNKEKYDIVTGMNIPMLIEVFMERDNVHSFQELIQIALKSGNESIKSVKYSLTNNHLYDEKDITKHTAAPKLSDKNNKNHMIICLARIDDRLIHGQVVTCWAKEYNIKRIIVVNDEVSKDMIRKTLLTQVSPPGITAHVLDINKTIRVYNNPKYAGDKVIMLFTNPTDVLRLFEGGVPINSVNIGGMAFYKDKKQINNAISVNNTDIEAFKKLDQYGIELEVRKVPSDPSLKMMQLIKKINNS, translated from the coding sequence GTGACTATTGCTATAATATTAGGAGCCCATGGTTCTGTATCTAAAAAATTGATTGAAACCACTGAAATGATCATAGGAAAACAACAAAATGTTGCATGGGTTGATCTATTGCCCGAAGAAAATACTAAAATATTAATTGAAAAATATCATGCACATCTATCAAATCTTAACAAAAGCGCAGGGGTATTATTTTTGGTGGATACTTGGGGGGGGAGCCCATTTAATGCCGCTCATGATATCGTGTTAAATAAAGAAAAATACGATATTGTTACAGGCATGAACATCCCTATGTTAATAGAAGTTTTCATGGAACGCGACAATGTCCATTCCTTTCAAGAACTAATACAAATAGCATTAAAATCGGGTAATGAAAGCATAAAATCAGTAAAATATTCATTAACTAACAACCATTTATATGATGAAAAAGATATTACTAAACACACTGCTGCACCTAAATTATCAGATAAAAATAACAAAAATCATATGATCATTTGCTTGGCACGTATTGACGATAGATTGATTCATGGACAAGTAGTAACTTGTTGGGCTAAAGAATACAATATTAAACGTATTATAGTAGTAAACGACGAAGTATCTAAAGATATGATCCGAAAAACTTTACTTACTCAAGTAAGTCCTCCTGGAATAACTGCTCATGTTTTAGATATCAATAAAACTATACGCGTATACAATAATCCTAAATATGCCGGAGATAAAGTTATAATGTTATTCACTAATCCTACAGATGTTTTACGTCTTTTTGAAGGTGGCGTGCCTATTAATTCCGTAAATATTGGGGGCATGGCTTTTTATAAAGATAAAAAACAAATAAATAATGCTATATCAGTAAATAACACAGATATTGAAGCTTTTAAAAAACTAGATCAATATGGCATTGAATTAGAAGTACGTAAAGTGCCATCAGATCCATCATTAAAAATGATGCAATTAATAAAAAAAATAAATAATTCCTAA
- a CDS encoding TerC family protein, with product MEFLTDISMWIGFLTLVILEIVLGVDNLVFIAILTDKLPKKQRERACIIGLTLALIMRIALLSLISWFVTLTKPLCKIATFSFSGRDLILLFGGMFLLFKATTELHQQLEHKVHNHASRGYASFWVVVIQIVVFDAIFSLDAVITAVGTVENLTIMIIAVVIAVVIMSLSSRLLTNFINSHQTVVVLCLSFLLIIGLSLIAEGIGFYIPKGYLYVAIGFSVLIELFNQIAHCNSMKGQSTKSMRERTAEAIMRLMGNTAQWNFDTEKNSSVLLSKTHFAEEERHMITGVLSLASRTLRSIMTPRNEISWLDSQKSVQELYSTLMNTPHNMFPVCNGELDQLIGIVRAKDLMAAIANGEQLETHASENLPIVVPETLDVLNLLKELRRAKGSMVVVSNEFGIIQGLITPLDVLEAIAGEFPDEDETPEIEIINNGTGWLAKGSMDLHALQQALQAHDLVHVCDHVASLAGLLLSRCDRIPKEGDVLTINRWRFIIRKMIEYRIELVEIECLLFFNDTH from the coding sequence ATGGAATTTTTAACAGACATATCCATGTGGATAGGATTCTTAACTTTAGTAATTTTAGAAATTGTACTTGGCGTCGATAATTTGGTTTTTATTGCTATTTTAACAGACAAACTTCCAAAAAAACAACGTGAACGCGCATGTATTATTGGGTTAACATTAGCATTAATAATGCGTATCGCATTATTATCTTTGATTTCATGGTTTGTTACCCTTACAAAACCATTGTGCAAAATTGCTACTTTTTCATTTTCTGGTAGAGATTTAATTTTATTATTTGGCGGCATGTTTCTTTTGTTTAAAGCAACTACTGAATTACATCAACAATTAGAACATAAAGTACATAATCACGCTAGTCGTGGATATGCTAGTTTTTGGGTAGTAGTAATACAAATTGTAGTTTTTGATGCTATTTTTTCTCTCGATGCAGTAATAACGGCTGTTGGTACAGTAGAGAATTTGACAATAATGATAATAGCAGTTGTTATAGCAGTAGTAATAATGTCGCTATCATCTCGTTTATTAACTAATTTCATTAATAGTCATCAGACTGTAGTAGTTTTATGTTTAAGTTTTTTATTAATTATTGGTTTGAGTTTAATTGCAGAGGGAATTGGATTTTATATACCAAAAGGTTATTTATATGTTGCTATTGGATTTTCGGTATTAATTGAATTATTTAATCAAATTGCTCACTGTAATTCCATGAAGGGTCAATCAACCAAATCAATGCGTGAACGCACAGCAGAGGCGATTATGAGGTTAATGGGTAATACAGCTCAATGGAACTTTGATACAGAGAAAAATTCTTCAGTTCTTTTATCAAAAACACATTTTGCTGAAGAGGAGCGCCATATGATTACTGGAGTATTATCGTTAGCTTCACGTACCTTACGAAGTATAATGACTCCTAGAAATGAAATTTCGTGGTTAGATTCTCAAAAATCAGTGCAAGAGTTATATTCTACGTTAATGAATACTCCTCATAATATGTTTCCAGTATGTAACGGTGAATTGGATCAATTAATAGGCATTGTTCGTGCTAAAGATTTAATGGCAGCTATTGCTAATGGAGAGCAGTTAGAAACACATGCTTCAGAAAATTTGCCCATTGTAGTTCCAGAAACTTTGGATGTCTTAAATTTATTAAAAGAATTGCGGCGTGCAAAAGGAAGTATGGTTGTTGTATCTAATGAATTTGGTATTATTCAAGGATTAATAACCCCTTTGGATGTATTAGAAGCTATAGCTGGTGAATTTCCTGATGAAGATGAAACACCAGAAATTGAAATAATTAATAATGGGACAGGTTGGTTAGCAAAAGGTAGTATGGATCTACATGCATTACAACAGGCGTTACAGGCTCATGATTTGGTGCATGTTTGTGATCACGTAGCTTCTTTAGCTGGTCTGTTATTATCCCGTTGTGACCGTATACCAAAAGAGGGCGATGTGTTAACAATTAATAGATGGCGTTTTATAATTCGAAAAATGATAGAGTATCGCATTGAATTAGTAGAAATAGAATGCCTTTTATTTTTTAATGATACACATTAA
- the pabB gene encoding aminodeoxychorismate synthase component I: MGMHLIELPYHPYTILNLFDPLSNTPWSMLLYSGHNNKHPDSRFDILVTDPALTLITHNNITTISDNKNHQIDNTDPFILLKKYTHIMSMKPENNCQLPFQGGFLGVFGYDLARYIESLPKLAEQDLSFPDMAIGLYRWAIIADHKLGKNYLVTHDNPNQILTWVYKQQHIYKKNHVSNASFNLVQPWQSNISRAEYAQKFHTIQKHIISGNCYQVCLSQRFSAPYIGDEWIAFRYLLHYNHAPFSAFIRLPNKLSILSLSPERFLKLHNTKIKTQPIKGTLPRLKNAQDDYHQIIKLSKSTKNQSENLMIVDLLRNDIGRVAVPGSIHVSKLFDIRSFPGVHHMISTITGELSNNFSACDLLRACFPGGSIIGAPKVQVMQLIEQLEPQRRHVWSGSIGYLSCCGNMDTNIAIRTMLAERQYLFCSVGSGIIFESDEEVEYQEMQDKISTLLLPLLKKFYLK, encoded by the coding sequence ATGGGCATGCATCTTATAGAATTACCCTATCATCCTTATACTATACTGAATCTTTTTGATCCTTTATCTAATACACCATGGTCTATGTTATTGTATTCTGGGCATAATAATAAACACCCAGATAGTCGTTTTGATATATTAGTTACTGATCCAGCGCTGACGTTAATAACGCACAACAATATCACTACAATTTCTGATAATAAAAATCATCAAATTGATAATACAGACCCATTTATCTTATTAAAAAAATATACTCATATCATGAGTATGAAACCAGAAAATAATTGTCAATTACCATTTCAAGGTGGATTTTTAGGTGTATTTGGATATGATCTCGCAAGATATATTGAATCACTGCCAAAATTAGCAGAACAAGACCTTTCATTCCCAGATATGGCAATAGGTTTGTATCGCTGGGCGATCATTGCAGATCATAAACTTGGTAAAAATTATCTTGTTACTCACGATAATCCCAATCAAATATTAACCTGGGTATATAAACAACAACATATATATAAGAAGAATCATGTTTCTAATGCATCATTTAATCTCGTACAACCATGGCAAAGTAACATTAGTCGAGCCGAATATGCACAAAAATTCCATACTATCCAAAAACATATAATTTCAGGAAATTGCTATCAAGTATGTCTTTCGCAACGTTTCTCTGCTCCATATATAGGAGATGAATGGATAGCATTTCGTTATCTGTTACATTATAATCACGCACCTTTTTCAGCTTTTATTCGACTACCAAACAAATTAAGTATACTCAGTTTATCTCCAGAACGTTTTCTAAAGTTACATAATACAAAAATTAAAACTCAACCTATTAAAGGTACATTGCCTAGATTAAAAAACGCACAAGATGATTATCACCAAATTATCAAATTATCTAAATCCACAAAAAATCAATCAGAAAATTTAATGATTGTTGATTTATTAAGAAATGATATTGGAAGAGTAGCTGTTCCGGGCAGTATTCATGTGTCCAAATTATTTGATATTCGATCATTTCCAGGGGTACATCATATGATCAGTACCATTACAGGAGAACTTTCTAATAATTTTTCTGCTTGTGATTTATTACGCGCATGTTTTCCAGGAGGATCTATAATTGGAGCCCCCAAAGTTCAAGTTATGCAATTAATTGAACAACTTGAACCACAACGTCGGCACGTTTGGTCTGGAAGTATTGGATATTTAAGTTGTTGTGGTAATATGGATACCAATATTGCTATCAGAACAATGTTAGCTGAAAGACAATATTTGTTTTGTTCAGTAGGGAGCGGTATTATTTTCGAAAGCGATGAAGAAGTAGAATATCAAGAAATGCAAGACAAAATCTCTACTTTATTGCTACCGTTACTAAAAAAATTTTATTTAAAATAA
- the tsaB gene encoding tRNA (adenosine(37)-N6)-threonylcarbamoyltransferase complex dimerization subunit type 1 TsaB yields MSTRILAFDTSTELCSVAVMINHSIYDHKIIAPRSHSENILPMINQLLIDAGVTLQSLDCIVFNRGPGSFAGIRIGISVAQGLALGADLPLVEVSSLEVLAQGAWRIFSVKQVISTIDARMGELYWARYYRMSDDSCWVRSDNESVTNPEIIAKKLIYYGSQKIQGNWALVGTGWNNYLMLKCIRMPGGIDLKKSVMSPEAQDMLPLGICSWRNKIFINPNQAQPVYLRNVVVVKKK; encoded by the coding sequence ATGTCTACTCGAATTTTGGCTTTTGATACTAGCACTGAATTGTGTTCTGTTGCTGTAATGATCAATCATAGCATATATGATCACAAAATTATAGCTCCAAGGAGTCATTCAGAAAATATATTACCTATGATTAATCAATTATTAATAGACGCAGGTGTTACCTTACAATCTTTGGATTGTATTGTATTTAATAGAGGACCGGGTAGTTTTGCGGGGATACGTATTGGGATAAGCGTCGCACAAGGCTTAGCGTTAGGAGCAGATTTACCGTTAGTAGAGGTATCTTCTTTGGAAGTACTAGCGCAAGGGGCTTGGCGTATTTTTTCTGTTAAACAAGTTATATCCACTATTGATGCGCGTATGGGTGAGTTGTATTGGGCTCGTTATTATCGAATGAGCGACGATAGTTGTTGGGTACGTAGTGACAATGAGTCTGTTACAAATCCGGAAATAATTGCAAAAAAATTAATATATTATGGTTCCCAGAAGATACAGGGTAACTGGGCTCTTGTAGGAACAGGTTGGAATAACTATCTAATGTTGAAATGCATAAGAATGCCTGGTGGGATTGATTTAAAGAAAAGTGTCATGTCACCCGAAGCACAGGACATGTTGCCTTTAGGTATATGTAGTTGGAGAAATAAAATATTTATTAATCCAAATCAGGCGCAACCTGTTTATTTGCGTAATGTAGTAGTTGTAAAGAAAAAATGA
- the minE gene encoding cell division topological specificity factor MinE, whose translation MVLVNFFFFKKKTPANIAKKRLQEIISEHNIRNNFTPYFLPQLKKDLVQTISKYIHNPRILSIQLEKKDNNTSILKCKIIFFNEETQ comes from the coding sequence ATGGTATTAGTAAATTTCTTTTTTTTTAAAAAAAAAACACCGGCCAACATCGCTAAAAAAAGACTACAAGAAATTATTTCTGAACATAACATTAGAAATAATTTTACTCCATATTTTTTACCTCAATTAAAAAAAGATTTAGTCCAAACAATAAGTAAATATATACATAATCCACGCATACTTTCAATCCAATTAGAAAAAAAAGACAACAATACATCTATTTTAAAATGTAAGATAATTTTTTTTAATGAAGAAACACAATAA
- the minD gene encoding septum site-determining protein MinD, with the protein MTRIIVITSGKGGVGKTTSSAALATGLARKGKKTAVIDFDIGLRNLDLIMGCERRVVYDFINVIQGEATLHQALIKDKHTDYLYILPASQTRDKNSLTRVGVEKILNNLNKMNFEFIICDSPAGIDSGAVTALYFADEAIVTTNPEISSVHDSDRILGILASQSKRSENGIDTIKEHLLLTRYNPSRVRRGDMLSLEDVIEILRIPVLGVIPEDKSVLKASNQGEPIILDSKSHAGQAYSDTVDRLLGNPCPLRFIEEKKLNFFKRFFKR; encoded by the coding sequence ATGACGCGAATAATAGTTATTACTTCAGGAAAAGGAGGAGTAGGTAAAACAACATCAAGCGCAGCTCTCGCTACTGGACTAGCACGTAAAGGTAAAAAAACTGCTGTCATTGATTTCGATATTGGATTGCGTAATCTCGATTTAATCATGGGATGCGAACGTAGAGTAGTGTATGATTTTATTAATGTCATCCAAGGTGAAGCCACTTTACATCAAGCATTAATTAAAGATAAACACACTGATTATTTATATATTCTACCTGCTTCACAAACACGCGATAAAAATTCTTTAACTCGGGTTGGAGTAGAAAAAATATTAAATAATCTTAATAAAATGAACTTTGAATTTATAATATGTGATTCTCCTGCAGGTATTGATAGCGGAGCTGTAACAGCTCTATATTTTGCAGACGAAGCCATTGTTACTACCAATCCAGAAATTTCATCAGTACATGACTCAGATCGCATACTAGGTATTTTAGCATCTCAGTCTAAACGTTCTGAAAATGGTATAGACACAATCAAAGAACACCTATTACTAACTCGATATAATCCTAGCCGCGTTCGACGAGGAGATATGCTTAGTTTAGAAGATGTAATAGAGATATTAAGAATTCCTGTATTAGGTGTTATACCAGAAGATAAATCAGTATTAAAAGCATCTAATCAAGGTGAACCAATTATTTTGGATTCAAAATCGCACGCAGGACAAGCCTATTCAGATACAGTAGATCGTTTGTTAGGCAACCCATGTCCTTTACGCTTTATTGAAGAAAAAAAACTCAATTTTTTTAAACGATTTTTCAAGAGATAA
- the minC gene encoding septum site-determining protein MinC, translated as MSISIKGSNFTLLVIHVYSTCIGVVRRSLEEKIKKAPFFLLKNTPVVINVGNLNYCNNWDALCRTISDAGLFIVGVCCCHDNKLKEIIIRSGIPILTQGTSIRYKYCSECLQKKIPIISKTQLINTPIRSGQKIYARNRDLIVIANVNAGAEIIADGNIHIYGTMRGRVLAGASGSKESQIFCTRLSPELVSIGGRYWLSDQIPKEFSGKSVRLSLKDDMLIIQNL; from the coding sequence GTGTCTATTAGTATAAAAGGGAGTAATTTTACATTATTGGTGATACATGTCTATAGTACGTGTATAGGGGTAGTTCGTCGATCATTAGAAGAAAAAATAAAAAAAGCTCCCTTTTTTTTATTAAAAAACACCCCAGTTGTTATAAATGTTGGTAATCTTAATTATTGTAACAATTGGGATGCTCTGTGTCGAACAATATCTGATGCTGGATTATTTATAGTTGGAGTATGCTGTTGTCATGATAACAAATTAAAAGAAATAATAATTCGTAGTGGAATACCTATTCTTACTCAAGGAACTTCTATAAGATATAAATATTGTTCAGAATGCTTACAAAAAAAAATTCCAATAATCTCTAAAACACAATTAATCAATACACCAATACGTTCTGGACAAAAAATATACGCTCGCAACAGAGATTTAATTGTTATTGCAAATGTTAATGCTGGAGCTGAAATTATTGCCGACGGAAATATCCATATTTATGGTACGATGAGAGGAAGGGTATTAGCCGGTGCATCTGGTAGTAAAGAATCCCAAATTTTTTGTACTCGTTTATCTCCTGAACTAGTATCTATTGGAGGGCGTTATTGGCTAAGCGATCAAATTCCAAAAGAATTTTCAGGTAAATCGGTAAGACTTAGTTTAAAAGACGATATGCTTATCATTCAAAATTTATAA
- the dsbB gene encoding disulfide bond formation protein DsbB codes for MLNFLNICSKTRKSWVLLIFTVVILELIALYLQHIVLIKPCVLCVYQRCALCGIGIAGLVGTIAPFTPLRFFSIPIWIYSAWKGLLLAKEYTDIQLHPSPFLMCDLFVQFPHWLPLNKWWPSMFDADGNCAEYKWYFLSLEISQWMLIIFANYLIIAILVSLSQIIDLQKYNNK; via the coding sequence ATGTTGAATTTTTTAAATATTTGCTCTAAAACTAGAAAAAGCTGGGTTTTGTTAATATTTACCGTTGTTATTTTAGAGTTAATAGCCTTATATTTACAACACATTGTGTTAATAAAACCTTGCGTATTATGTGTTTACCAAAGATGCGCTTTATGTGGCATAGGAATTGCTGGATTGGTTGGAACAATTGCTCCATTTACTCCTTTAAGATTTTTTTCTATCCCAATTTGGATATACAGCGCTTGGAAAGGATTGTTGCTAGCTAAAGAATATACTGATATTCAATTACATCCATCCCCATTTTTAATGTGTGATTTGTTTGTACAATTTCCTCATTGGTTACCTTTAAATAAGTGGTGGCCTAGTATGTTTGATGCTGATGGTAATTGCGCTGAATATAAATGGTACTTTTTATCGTTAGAAATATCTCAGTGGATGCTTATAATTTTTGCTAACTACTTAATAATAGCGATACTCGTATCGCTATCACAAATTATTGATCTCCAAAAATATAATAATAAATAG